Proteins co-encoded in one Drosophila biarmipes strain raj3 unplaced genomic scaffold, RU_DBia_V1.1 ptg000017l, whole genome shotgun sequence genomic window:
- the LOC122818539 gene encoding uncharacterized protein LOC122818539, producing the protein MNWTILIATFINFLTLSTQIQQFKVSGVRAELIPDHFYKAIEKSDSSKQNLQITLQHFLERIHKNLTVTTLFSDSENNVTSVENIILRLQELSTFFYKSSISTKSFSTDSFLFFEMSKNSSRELLLRLRQIPTAQPSLVKIYLTNYFAEMEFFHTILSEIIDEAMEYSLETLRAIEKIFSYYADTQNIILENWKLKLNLDCYKLYVEFLQHYSAKVFKCAAGDNLQVVYDVYSVTKLNVKYIMAQLEFRIQRLFNCFMNRSFTTRCKFVFSAERDFRILFSKLADLEIYLHVKTKKDSFLALRFRRKATMQDNTLKSTINNCIPIGFPHSQMSFDLNKCFYLNKK; encoded by the coding sequence ATGAATTGGACAATACTTATTGCTacatttataaactttttgacaTTGTCCACCCAAATTCAACAATTTAAAGTCAGCGGTGTTCGAGCAGAACTAATACCGGACCACTTTTATAAAGCCATCGAAAAGTCAGATAGCAGTAAACAAAATCTGCAAATCACGTTACAACACTTCTTGGAAAGAATACACAAAAATTTGACAGTGACGACATTGTTTAGTGATTCCGAAAATAATGTTACAAGCGTAGAAAACATTATCCTTCGCTTGCAAGAattatcaacatttttttacaaatcttCAATAAGTACAAAATCATTTTCTACtgatagttttttgttttttgaaatgtcaaaaaattcaAGTCGCGAACTATTATTAAGACTAAGGCAAATTCCAACAGCTCAACCATCATTAGTAAAAATTTATCTTACAAACTACTTTGCTGAAATGGAATTCTTTCACACTATACTTTCAGAAATCATTGACGAAGCAATGGAATATAGTTTAGAAACCCTAAGAgctattgaaaaaatattttcctactaCGCTGAtactcaaaatattattttagaaaattggaAATTGAAGCTCAATTTGGATTGCTACAAGCTCTATGTTGAGTTTTTACAACATTATTCAGCCAAGGTATTTAAATGTGCCGCTGGGGATAATCTTCAAGTGGTTTATGATGTGTATTCTGTGACAAAGCTTAATGTCAAATATATTATGGCACAGCTTGAGTTCCGCATCCAACGTCTTTTCAATTGCTTTATGAATAGAAGTTTTACTACACGATGTAAATTTGTCTTCAGCGCGGAACGagattttagaattttatttagCAAACTTGCCGacttagaaatatatttacatgtaaaaactaaaaaagacAGCTTTTTGGCATTACGATTTCGTCGAAAGGCTACAATGCAAGATAATACATTAAAATCGACAATTAACAATTGTATCCCAATTGGGTTTCCACATAGTCAAATGTCATTTGATCTAAATAAAtgcttttatttaaacaaaaaataa